Proteins found in one Fusarium oxysporum Fo47 chromosome V, complete sequence genomic segment:
- a CDS encoding U1 small nuclear ribonucleoprotein C (hypothetical protein NECHADRAFT_80502; U1 snRNP C; hypothetical protein NECHADRAFT_80502. U1 snRNP C; hypothetical protein NECHADRAFT_80502. U1 snRNP C. hypothetical protein NECHADRAFT_80502. U1 snRNP C) has product MPKFFCDYCDVYLTHDSMSVRKAHNSGRNHLRNVVDYYQQIGHEKAQSVIDSITSSYAAEGQAHANPMLPQNQPGQGFPPPPFAFPGGIPPPPFPGMPGAPPGQFPQGLPPPPGGGRGMPPMPPFPGPNGMPVPPNGLPFPPPPGGFPFPPPGAPGGPGASGGAPPPFPGMPGMPPPGQGFPPHGFAPPGAGAPGHEKR; this is encoded by the exons ATGCCCAAGT TCTTCT GCGATTATTGCGATGTCTACCTCACGCATGATTCCATGAGCGTGCGCAAGGCTCATAACAGTGGTCGAAACCATCTTCGAAATGTAGTTGATTATTACCAAC AAATCGGCCACGAGAAGGCTCAATCCGTCATCGACTCCATCACCTCTTCTTATGCTGCTGAAGGCCAGGCCCACGCGAATCCTATGCTTCCCCAAAATCAACCTGGACAGGGCTTTCCTCCCCCTCCCTTCGCGTTCCCAGGTG GTATCCCTCCTCCGCCTTTTCCGGGGATGCCAGGTGCGCCTCCTGGACAATTCCCTCAAGGACTACCTC CCCCTCCTGGCGGTGGTCGAGGCATGCCCCCAATGCCCCCATTCCCTGGGCCCAATGGCATGCCTGTACCTCCTAACGGTCTTCCAttccctcctcctccaggcGGCTTCCCGTTCCCTCCTCCGGGCGCCCCAGGAGGACCTGGTGCTTCCGGCGGTGCCCCTCCTCCTTTTCCTGGCATGCCTGGCATGCCTCCGCCCGGCCAAGGATTTCCACCACACGGATTTGCTCCTCCCGGAGCCGGAGCTCCCGGACATGAGAAGCGATGA